The nucleotide window CTGTCACCCGTCCGAAGAGCGCTTCTGCAACATTGATATCGACCTGAACCTCAGAAACGTCATGCATACGCACGACTGGAGTGCCGACATTGACGGTTGTGAAGTTGTCAACCAGCCGGACTGAGACGACCCCGTCAAATGGTGCTTCAAGTGAAGTGTATTCGAGGTTTTGTTTTGCCTCTTTCAAACGCTCGACGGCCAGATCATAGGTGTTTTGCTGTTCATCCAATGCTGATTGCGAAATGACTGATCGATCCAGAAGCGTCTTCAGACGGTCCAGCTCACGTTTTTCCTGTTCGGTATTGATAGTCGCTTCACGGACGGCTCTGTCGTAGTCGGCGGTGTCCAGTCTGGCGATCAGATCCCCTTTCTTGACCTGCTGACTTTCAAGCACCGGCAATTCGAGCAGTTTGCCACGAACCTGGAAGGACAAATCGACCGTTTGGACTGCCGCAACCCGACCGGCAAATCGGCGCTCAAGCAAACCTATCTGATCGGTGACCGTGAAGATCTTTGCAGGTCTGGGCGCTGCATGAAGTTCCGCTTCGGCCTGTGCGACCGGGTCCATTGCATCGTCCTGACAAGCAGAAACAATGGCCGCCAGCACCAAAACGCCTGCCCAACGAACGAGAGTAGTTTTTTCAAACACCAACATTTTTTGTCCGTTCCAAATCTCAAGTTTCAACAAGACGCCGGCGAAGCTCGGCAAGGACCGCAGCCCGTTCATCATCAGACAGGATCGACACGCCGTGAGCCTCTGAGAAGTGAAGGCCCTCCAGGCTCGCCCAAATTGCCCAGGCTTTTGCAAGCTCGTCCGTTTCTTGTGTGATGGCATTTTTCAGGCGCTTTTTTACGACCATGAAAGGCTCGGCGAGTTCCGGCCTGTCGGCCTTGGTTGCCAGCATGGCGCGCGCGACGTCGCGATTGGCCAGCAGCCAGCCTTCGGTCACGTCGATCATGGCATGCAAGGTCGGTGCTTTCGAGCTTTCGTGCGATGTCCGTGCAGTGCTGACTTCTGTCTCGAATTGGCCCGCCAGAAACTCGACCATCCCAATGATCAAGGCGTCCTTGGTCGGAAAATTGTAGAGCACTCCCCCCTTTGAGAAACCGCTCCTTTCTGCGACAGCGTCAATCGTCAGGCTGGCAGCGCCAGACTGCCGAATGAGATCAAGTGCTGCCTGCAGAATTTCGGACTTGGAGTCCTGTGCTTGCCGTAACGCGCGCGCCGCCATTTTATACCGTCCAGTCAGTACAGTTGAACGGGGCATATAAACCGTCCAGTCGGTACAGACAAGAGGCTTCAATTCATCACGCTCAGGCGAAACCCGAACCTCAACGCCTAAACGTTTGGGGAACCAACAGTAATTTCCATTGGGGAAATTTTAGGCAGCAGATGCTGTCATCGCCGCTTCTGATGCAGCTTGCTCTGCCGCAGCTGCTTCAGCGGCCAGGCGTGCACGCTCGCGGGCTTCTTCCTCGGTCTTTTCTGCGAAGGCAATAAAGTCTTCGGCAGACATGGGCTTCGCGAAGAAATAGCCCTGCGCCGCGGTGACACCAAGTTCGAGGAGGCGTTCGATCTGTTCCTCCTTCTCAACGCCTTCCGCAATGATGCCCATGCCGAGATTGTCGGCCAGCTCGACCATGGAATCGACAATCGTCGTTGAATTGTCGTCCGAGCCGATTGTGTCGATGAACATCTTGTCGATCTTGATGATATCGACGCCGAGTTTTTGCAGATAGGCCATGCCGCCATGACCCGTTCCAACGTCGTCCAGCGCCACGCGCACACCAAGAGCCTGAAGTTCGGCCATGATCTTGCGAGCCAATTCCATGTCCTCAAGCGGGTGGCGCTCGGTCACTTCAACGACAATCTGCTGATAGGAAATCTTGGAGTTTTCAAAGATAGACCGGATATCTGAAATGATTTCACGGTCAAGGAAGTGGCCTGCAAACAGGTTGACCGACATCTTCAGATCCGGGTTCTCGCCGTAAAGGTCGCCAACTTCCTCTGAAGAGATACGCATCATCTGACGCGTCATGTCGAAGATATGTCCGTTGTTCTCAGCATAGGCCATGAACTGTCCCGGCGAGACAATATTGCCGTTTGGACGGCGCCACGCATCAGGATCTCACAGCCACGCAGACGCCCGCTCTCGATATCCATGACCGGCTGATAATACGGAATGAACTCACCGTTGCGAATTGCCGCAACAAACTCGTCATTGGCTTCGCTCTCGGGACGCCAGGACAGCCAGACACCGATTGCAACGAAAAGAACCGCGATGCCTGCGCAGGCCGCCGCTGCCACGACCTTCAGATCCTGAACCACAAATGCCGCAGCTGACACAGGCGCGGTCACGGTTGCAACGAGAGGATACAGCTCGGAGGCAACTTCAACGTTGAGCTGTTCTTCAGGCGTCGTTGCCTCGGAATTATAACCGCCAACATCATACCAGAGCAGATTATCGCCCAGGCGCAGTTCCGTGCGGCGATAGGACCGCAGGTATTCAGGTCCCGGATCCAGAGCGATAACGGCCGGCGTAACTTCGGCAAACAGTCGTGTCTGATTTTTCAAATCCCAGCTGATCACGGCGGCACGCGCACCGAGATAGGCACGGTCAAGCATGCCAATGCCAACCAGCGGACCATCAACGCGCAGCGGCGGGAGCACGACTTTGCCTGCCAGATCCCGGTCCGGAATGATACACATGCGTTGACCGATGGCATCCACCAGACCGATGGCATCGATCATGCCGTGCTCGACAATCTGCTTTTCAAAGATGACGCGATCTTCAGCACTGCAGGTTTCAATCTTGTCCCGGTCCAGTCTCTGCAGCACGGCGACCGTGGCACTGATGACTTCTTCGGCGCGCTGGATCGAAGCTTTGCCCATCGCCTCCATTTCGGTGATGGCACGACGTTCGGCGTATTGGTCCAGTATGATGTTGCCTGCAAACAGCGGAGCGGTCGCCAACGCGAGGGCGATCATCACCGTCTTAGCAAAACCCATATACCGGAAGGACAACGCTGGAACCTGTTCGCGAATAAACTCTTTCTGACAATCGCTGATCTGGGTAAACAAGGACTGAATGTGATGGAATTTCATCCAGATCAAAGCTGTCCGCCAGGCTGTTGTGTTTAGGTGCGGTTTGAACGCGGAACCTGATGAATGGAGGTTTGCATGCAGGCGTTGTTTATTGGACAGGCCTATATCGACGTCACTTTTCTGACCGACTGTCTGCCAACCGGCGACGAAAAGGCAATCGCAGAGGACTATGCCATCAGTTTTGGCGGCAATGCGGTGACGGCAGCTTTTTGTTGCGCGAAGCTGGGCGGAAAACCGGATGTCCTGTGCTCGCAGGCGGACGATTGGCTGGCAAGGATGTTTCTGGATATGGCAGCAGCTTATGGCATCTCCATTCATGGCCGGAAGGTGCGTGAGTCTTCCCTGTCCTTCATCATGCCTCACGGCGGAAAACGCGCGATTGTGCGCTGTCGCGACAATGAATTTCTGCACCCCTTCCCACCGCTGACGCTCACAGGGATGAAGGCTCTTCATCTGGACGGCCATATGCCGGATGCCGCCTTGCACTACGCCAAGACCTGCAAGGGTCTCGGCATATTGACGTCTCTTGACGGGGGCGCCGTTCGAGAAAACACAGACGAGCTTCTTGAGCACATAGATGTGCCGGTCGTTTCAGAGCGTTTCTGCCAACAGCTCGGAAAGACAACTGGAGAAACCCTGCAATACCTGAGGTCCAAGAACTGTCCTGTCGGTGCTGTCACGCTCGGTGAACATGGGACGGTCTGGTATGAAGCTGGTGGCCCTGACAAGATCCTGCCTGCCTTGGCGGTGCCTTTGGAAAAGGTGGTCGATTCCAACGGCGCCGGCGATGTCTTCCACGGTGCCTATATCGCCTCATATCTGCGTTGGCCGGAAAACAGCTGGGACCAGCATTTCAAGTTCGCACGCGGCGCATCAACCCACGCCATCCAGCATCTTGGAAATGAAGCCAGTTTGCCAACACTTGAGGATATCGAACGCGCCAACGGAACCTTTCAGGAAAAGGTTGCCGCGTGACGGCAAACAAGCCTGTGTAAGAGCATAGGCGAAGCATTGTCAGATCTGCTTACGCCTTGTTTCAAGACAGAACTTGGAGCAGAGTGTGGCCGCCCTAGTTTGGTGGAGTATAAAAAGATGTTTTCGCGTTCAAACCGTTTGGTTGTCGGTCTATCGACAGCAGTTAGCCTTATTGCCCTGCAGGCCTCGCCTGCACTCGCATTCGACCCAACCGGCAACGACGTTGCCGACGCCTTTCTGACACTGATTGATTCAGAAGAAGGAACCGTTGAAAGCTACGGTTCCGTTGACGTTTCTGGCGATACGGTCGTGATCAAAGACATTGTCGTTTCCAACGATGCCGATGAAAACGCAAAGGCGACTATCGGCGCAACAACGCTTGCCGGTGGCAGCGTACAAGGAGACGGACGGCTGAAGCTATCAGGTCTCGATCTTGAAAAGCTGGAGCTTACAGCTGATGACGGTGGCATGTCCCTGAGCTCACTGACTGTCACTGACCTTCTTCTGCCATCTCCTGATGAAGTCAAAGCCGGCACACCACCTGTTGGCCCTGGCTACAAGACCTTCGAAGCCAACGCTATTGAGATACGCGATGAAGACGGCAAGGTCGCAGACATTGCCAAAATCGCTTCTTCCATTGACGGAATGGATGGTGACCTTCCAACCAGCGGCAGCTTTGCGGTCACGGGAGCGACAATCGACGTCAAACAGCTGGAGGCCAAAGAAACCAAGGCACTGGCTGACCTTGGCTATGAAACACTTTCCATGGATATCTCCGGCCAAGGTAAGTGGGATCCGGACGCAGCAACGCTCATGATCCCCGAACTCAAGATCGACGCCAAGGATGCGGCAAGCCTCACGCTTTCCCTGTCTCTGGGCGGTGTCACGCGAGATGTCGTCAATCAGCTTGATGAAACATCTGACAAGCCGGAAGAAGCAATGGCGCTTCTGCAGAATGTCACAATCGAAAATGCCAAGATCCGTCTGGACGATGCTTCCCTGACCGGACGCATTCTCACGCAGGAAGCGCAGAAGGCTGGTGTCGAGACCCCGCAATACGTTGCCGGACTGACCGGTACCCTGCCACTCATGCTCGGTATGCTTCAGAACAAGGAACTGGAAGCACAGGTTACCGAAGCGGTCACGGAGTTCTTGAATACGCCTGGTTCTCTTGAGGTGACCGCTGCGCCTGGCGCTCCCGTACCAGTTTCCCAGATCATGGGAACGGCCATGCTGGCGCCGCAGATGATCCCGCAGATCCTCTCAGTTGGAATTACTGCCAACCAGTGATCGGGATCAGCCGATTGAACAAAAAAATGCCCGGGCATCTGTCCGGGCATTTCTTATTCTGGAATCCCGCTATTCGGCGGCCTGATTGCGGCTCTGGAACTGCAATTCGCACAAACGCCGGTAGGTACCATCATGCTCATAGAGCTCATCGTGCGTGCCACTTTCGATGACTTTTCCCTGATCCATGACGTGGATCTTGTATGCGTGGCGCACTGTGCTGAGGCGATGGGCGATCACAAGTGTGGTGCGCCCCTGCATCAGTTTTTCCAAAGCCGACTGTATCTTTGCCTCTGATTCAGCATCGAGCGCTGATGTCGCTTCATCGAGCAGCAATATGGGAGCGTCCCTCAGCATTGCCCTGGCAATCGCAATACGCTGGCGCTGACCGCCGGACAGATTGCTGCCCGCCTCACCGCAGCGTGTTTCATAGCCTTCCGGAAGACGGGCGATGAAGTCATGTGCGTTCGCCGAACGTGCTGCTTCTTCAATTTCTGCCTGAGTTGCGCCGGGCTTACCAACGGCAATGTTTTCTCGAACGCTGATATTGAATAGAAACGAATCCTGTCCGACATAGGCAACCTGGGAGCGCAAGGAGGCGATCTTGAACGATCGAATGTCTTCGCCGTCAACCTGAATTGCGCCTGACGCAGGGTCGTAAAACCTTTCAATCAACGCAAACACAGTGGATTTGCCAGCGCCAGAAGCGCCGACAAGAGCGGTCATTTTTCCTGGCTCAGCAACGAAGCTCGTTCCGGACAAGGCCGCGCTTTCGCCATAGGTGAACACAACGTCCTTGAGTTCGATCCGTCCGCCCCGCACCTCAAGGTCCCGAGAAGCTTCGGTGTCCTTCATTGCCGGCTCGCGGTCAACGAGTTCATACATGAGCCGCAGGCCAACAATCTGCTTGCCAAGATTGACGTTCAATCTGGCAAGCCGCCTTGCCGGGTCATAGGCAAGCAGCAGCGCCGTAATGAAGGAAAACAGCGCACCCGGATCCTGGTCGAGCTCAATCACCGAATATCCGCCGTAGAAAATCACCAAAGCAATGGCGAAGCCACCGAGCGTGTCCATGAGCGGTGATGTTCGTGCCGTCAGCGAAGCAATCTTGTTCGATTGCCTTTGAACTTCCAGAACACCGACTTCCATGCGCTTTCGCATCGCCGGTTCCATGCCAAAGGCCTTGACGATGCGCACACCAAGCACCGTTTCCTGAAGTGTCGCCTGGATCTTTGCGCTCGAGACAACCTGGCGCTTCACATAGAGCTTGACCCGGCGCACCAGGACAGCGACGCCGACGACGGCGGGCGGCATGATGATCAGGGCAAAGACACTCAGCAGCGGGTTCTGCACGACCATCACGAATACAAGGCCGATCAAAGTCAGGACATCACGGCCAATCGTGACGATTATCAGGTCAAGGGTAGTTCTTGCTGCCCCAACTCCCTGTGCGACCCGTACACCAATTTCCGCAAGAGACATCTTGTCGAAATAGGTCTGATCCTGTCGCACGAGGTGGTCAAACATCCGTCTTTGCAGGTCTGCGACAATAGAATTTCCCACGCGTGCCAGCACAACCATCTGGCCAAATGTCGATGCGCCTTTGAGCGTGAAAATCAACAAGACAGCCAAGGCGATGACATAGACCATACCTGCGTCTTTGTTGACGAAGACCTCGTTGACGACATCGCGCATGATCCAGGCGCTTGCCGCGGTTGTCGCCGCAATCATGGCCATGAATACGAACGCAAGCATGTATTTGGGAATGTAAGTTCTGAAATTCTCGCTGAACAAACGCTTGATCAGCTGAACCGTGCCATTCGGGTCCGTCCAGGTCTTCGATTTAAACGGGTTTCGCACGCCGCCTTGCCTTTTCAAGTGGGCTTTCGCCCCGAATGAAGCGAGGCCGGCCCAGCCGGCCTCGACGTCCCTCACAGTGCTAGAGGGGTACTCTTAAAGTGCGGTCGCCCGCAAGTGGCCCTTTTACTTAAGCTTCGGGCAGATTCAGGCGCAAATGCAAGTCCCGAAGCTGGGCTGAAGTTACATCGCTCGGAGCACCCATCATCAGATCTTCGGCTTTCTGGTTCATCGGGAAGAGCATGACTTCACGAATATTGGCCTCGTCTGCCAGCAGCATCACGATACGATCTATGCCGGCAGCGCAACCACCGTGCGGCGGCGCTCCATATTGGAAGGCATTGACCATACCGCCGAAGCGATTGTTGACTTCCTCTGCAGGATACCCGGCAATCTCAAAAGCCTTGTACATGATTTCCGGCTTGTGGTTCCGGATAGCACCGGAAACAAGTTCATGTCCGTTGCAAGACAGATCGTATTGCCAGCCAAGAACTTCCAGCGGGTCACCTTCCAGCGCTTCCATGCCACCTTGAGGCATTGAGAATGGGTTGTGCTCAAAGTCGATCTCGCCGGTTTCCTCGTCCCGTTCATAGATCGGGAAGTCGACAATCCAGGCAAACTCAAACCGCTCCTTGTCGGTATGACCGAGTTCCTCGCCAATGATCACGCGCGCTTTTGCGGCAACGGCCGTGAACTGCTTCGGTTTTCCACCCAGGAAGAAGGCGGCATCACCGACCTCAAGACCGAGCTGAACACGAATGGCTTCCGTGCGTTCCGGACCAATGTTCTTGGCAAGCGGGCCGGCAGCCTCCGTGGAACCGTCTTCTGCCTTGCGCCAGAAGATATATCCCATGCCTGGAAGACCTTCGCCCTGTGCGAACTTGTTCATGCGGTCACAGAACTTGCGGCTGCCGCCTTTCGGTGCCGGAATAGCGCGAATTTCGGTACCAGGCTGCTCCAGGAGATTTGCAAAGATTGCAAAGCCCGATCCGGCAAAATGTTCCGAAACGATCTGCATCTTGATCGGGTTTCTCAGATCCGGCTTGTCGGTGCCGTACCAGAGCGCGGAATCCTTATAGGAGATCTGCGGCCAACTGCGGTTGACCGGACGTCCTTTTCCAAAACGCTCGAAGCACCCTGCAATCACCGGTTCGATCGTGTCGAAGACTTCCTGCTGGGTGACGAAGGACATTTCCATGTCGAGCTGATAAAAGTCTGTGGGCGAGCGGTCAGCGCGCGGATCCTCGTCGCGGAAACACGGGGCGATCTGAAAATACTTGTCAAAGCCGGAAACCATCAGCAGCTGCTTGAACTGCTGAGGAGCTTGCGGGAGTGCATAGAACTTTCCAGGATGCAGACGCGACGGCACCAGGAAGTCTCGCGCACCTTCCGGTGAAGACGCAGTGATGATCGGTGTCTGAAATTCGTTGAAGCCGATGTCCCACATGCGATCCCGCAGATCGCGGACGACGTTTGACCGCAGGATCATGTTGTCGTGCAGCTTTTCGCGGCGCAAGTCGAGGAACCGGTACTTCAGGCGAACTTCTTCCGGGTAGTCCAGCTCACCAAAGACAGGCAGCGGCAGCTCCTTGGCAGAACCAAGCACTTCCATTTCGCGGATAAAGACTTCAATTTCACCTGTCGGCAGATCAGGATTAATGGTTTCGTCCGTCCGCTTTTTCACATTCCCGTCGATGCGTATGCACCATTCAGAGCGCACCGTCTCGGCGAGCCCGAAGGCATCCGAATCGGGATCGACAACACATTGTGTCACGCCGTAATGATCGCGCAAATCGATGAACAGCACCCCGCCATGATCTCGGACCCGGTGAACCCAGCCGGAAAGACGGATGGTCTGGCCTTCGTCGGTCAGACGGAGATCACCGCACGTGTGACTACGGTAGGGGTGCATTCTTGTTCCTCGACATTATTCTTGGCATGGAAAATCATTACGGCCCGCCGGAGGCAGGCCGTGTCGGGCTGCACAAGCCATGTTGCGAGGCGAAAGTCAAGGGAGACGCCGCCATGCGCCCCGGGAGTTCCTGATCGTTTCCCTCCCTCCCCGGTCCATTCCCGTCTCTTCAGTCTTGCTGACGCTGCTCCAGGTATTCACGGGACCAGTCTTCCAACTGGTCCAGAATTGGTTTCAGCTTTTGTCCGTGTGAACTCAGACTGTATTCCACCTTGGGCGGGACTTGGGCGTAAACCTCTCGCTCGATAATACCGCTCTCTTCGAGTTCCCTCAGCTGTTTGGTCAGCATGCGCTGTGAGATTGATGGAATCATCCTGTGTAACTCATTGAAACGCATTGTTTTCCGGCAAATACACCAGAGAATCATGCCTTTCCACTTTCCACCGATTACACCAAGACCGGTTTCGGTTGGGCAGAACATTGGATCGATCAGCGTTCCCATAACAAATCCCAATAGTTACTTTTTTGTATGTATATACCAAAATATTGCGTACTTGTCAGAAAATCATGTGTTTTCTACCTCTTGGCCATCGCGTTCAACAGATGGAAAAACCATGTCCAACCAAACTGCACTCCTGCGTCCGGCAACTATCGGGTCAAAATCATTTTCAAACCGACTGGTGCTTGCACCCATGTCGCGTACATCGGCTGAACCAGACGGTACTCCCACTGCTGAAATGGCGAGCTACTATGCTGGCTTTGCGCGTGGCGGCTTTGGTCTGCTGATCGCTGAAGGGGCCTTTGTCGACGCCAACTATTCGCAATGCTACGGCAATCAGCCTGGCCTTGTTACAGATAGCCACGAGGCAGGCTGGCGGACCGTAGTCGAAGCGGTCAAACGGGAAAACGGCAAGATCATACTGCAACTCATTCATGCCGGCGCGGTGTCACAATTTGTGGAGAGGGCCTTTGCGCCGTCGCCTGTGCGCCCCATGGGTGAAATGCTTCAGGGATATGGGCCACGCCAGGGACCTTATGACACGCCCGGGGAGCTGTCGGTGAACGACATTCGCGCCATATGTTCCGCTTTTGTGGATGCAGCCAAGCGAGCTGAAGCCGCAGGCTTCGATGGCGTGGAGATCCACTGTGCCAACGGGTATCTGCTCGATCAGTTCCTCACACCGGAAACCAACCTGCGCAACGATACTTATGGAGGGACCCTTGAAGACCGGCTGCGCCTGACAACCGATATTTTATCAATGTGCCAACAAAAAACCTCTCCGGATTTCCTCGTTGGTGTGCGCCTTTCCCAGGCCAAGGCAACTGTTCAGGACTATTTCTGGCCAAACGGCCTTGAAGATGCCCGAGTGATATTCAGCGCGGTTGCCGAAGCTGGGGCCAACTTCATCCACCTTGCAAGCGATAAAGGAGGTTACACCTACCACAGTACAGCAAAAACAGGTGAGAACCTCACTGCTTTTGCACGCAGTCTTACGGGCCTGCAGGTGATTGCCAATGGCGGGCTTCAGGACATTGGCTTGGCGAACCAGGTCATTGCAGACCAGCTCGCGGACTTTGTTTCCATCGGCAAGGCTGCCATGCTCAATCCGGACCTCCCTAAAAAGATTGCCTCAGGCGCACCTCTTCGTGATTTCACATTCGAGATGTTCAAGTACGGGGTCTCGGTCAATGCACAGCTCAAATGGGAAGCTGAGCAACGCGCATAAAGTCGTCCGCAAGCATGCTGAAACCCGTTTTCGGCGTGCCGCTCAAGATAAAATCTGCCCCGGATTTGTCCGGGGCAATGCCGTCATCCTTAATATCTGTGTGATAAACTTGGCAGCAATGCCGATAGGCTTGCAGTCTTTGGCTCATTCATCGCCCGCTCCCACCGGGAAAAGACCATCAGGTATCCACCGCCTGAAGCAGCGGATGCCATTGGCCACGGATTTCGTGAGACTTGTTGTCCATCACATCAAAGACCCCTGTTCCCGCGGCTGCGTGACGCGCATAAAGAACACGATCGGAAATTCTGGCCAACAGCGGGTAGCCCTTCTTCGACAGCGTCTGTTCAAGGTCAGCGACCTGCGTTGACCGCCTGTTGATTCGATTGGCCACCACGAATATCTCGGCTTTGCCTTTGCGAACACGTTTGATGTCTGAAATTCCGTCCAGGAATTTCAACGTCGCATTCCAGTCAAAAGCGCTTGCCAGAACCGGGACCACGATGTCGGATGCTTCTGCGATGAGGTTCTTGGCCAGTTCTGATCTCAGGCCTCCCGGTCCGTCGATTACGATCGCGTCCAAGTTCTTGTCCTTTTCACCAATCGCGCTTTCCTTTGTCCAGTTCAAAGCCTCGATTTTGTTGAGATGCTTGGGACGACGCTTCACCCATGCAAGCGCAGACTTCTGACGATCGGCATCGGCGAGAGCCACGTCTTCTCCTCGGGCGGCGAGAGCAACGGCGAGATTCGTGGCCACGGTTGTCTTCCCGCAGCCCCCTTTGGAATTCACCACAAGTATCTTGCGCATATACACTTCCCAGTCCCGACAGGTTTCGCTTCAGCTCATTTCAACATAGGCGCACATTTTGCGCCTTTACAAGTAGAGTGCTGTCCAAAAATGCCATTTCGTGGCGACAAAGCGGCAGAACTCAGGTATAGCTGAACATCACCATGCATGTGATTACAAAAACAAAAGACCTCGCCGCTGCCTGTCAGCGCCTTGCAGCAAATGACTACGTTACGGTCGACACGGAATTTCTCCGTGAAACCACTTTCTGGCCGAAGCTCTGCGTGATTCAAATGGCAGGGCCAGACATGGCTTTCATCGTCGACGCGCTCTCCGAAGGGCTTGACCTGGAACCCTTTTTCGAGCTCATGCGTGACGCAAGTGTGACCAAGGTGTTCCACGCGGCGCGTCAGGATATCGAAATCATCTACCATTTGGGCGAACTCATCCCGGCCCCGCTTTTTGACACTCAGGTCGCGGCGATGGTCTGTGGTTTTGGCGACTCAATTTCCTACGATCAACTTATCTACAAGGTCACCGGTGCCCGAATTGACAAGTCGTCCCGGTTTACCGACTGGGCCCGACGTCCGCTTACCAACAAGCAGCTCGACTACGCGCTTGCCGACGTTACCCATCTTCGGGACGCCTATCAGTTCCTGAAGGCGAACCTGGCCGAACAGAACCGCAGTCACTGGGTTCAGGACGAGATGGAAGTGCTGACGTCTGTCACCACTTACAGAACGGTTCCCGAGCAAGCCTGGAAACGGCTGAAGCTTCGGGTGCGCAAACCCATCGAACTGGCCGTGATGATGGAAGTCGCGGCCTGGCGCGAAAGGGAAGCTCAATCCCGAAATGTGCCGCGCAGCCGTGTTGTGAAGGACGATGCAATCTATGAGCTTGCCGCACAACAACCACAGGACACGGAAGCCCTCGGACGGCTTAGGACCATTCCCAGAGGTTTCGAGCGTTCCAAATCGGCCGACGAAATCCTGAAGTCGGTTCGCAAAGCGCTAGCCCTTCCAAAAGAAAAACTGCCGAAACTGCCAAAGGGTCGCCAGGCACCTGACGGATCAGCGGCCGCCGTCGATCTCCTGAAAGTTCTCCTAAAGCTTGTCAGCGAAGCCAATGGCGTTGCGGCAAAGGTGATCGCGACAGTCGACGATCTGGAAAAGATCGCAGCGGACGATGCTGCTGACGTTGCCGCCATGAAAGGATGGCGCCGGGAGCTCTTCGGAGAAACTGCTTTGAAACTGAAGCGCGGCGAAGTCGCCCTTGCTTTCCAGAACCGGCAGATAGTCGCTCTCGATCAACCAGCTCCGGCTGAGCCCAAAAGGCAAGCGGCGGAATAAGCGGACGAACACCATGCCGTCTCGCAAGAGGCTCAGGACCTAGCCGGCGTTGATCTCAACCGTCGCGCTGATTGCCTTGCCCAGTTGTGCCGCCCGCTTGCGCATGCGTTCGCCTTCGAGATCCGCCAGCTTTTTGCCGAGATCGAGCGAAATTCCTCCCTCGACCGATGAGATGCCCACATGCGGTAGCGTACCAGCCATGGAGGCGCTCAGGAGCGATGCAACACGCAGAGTTGCACCCAGTACCTTGGCTCGAATACGCAGTCGGTCCGTGAACAGCTGCCGGATCACCGTGGACAGAGCCCCTTCTCTCAAGCCCTGGTGCCGGTAAAAGACCGCAGCTGCAAGATAAGCCCGGCTCGCATGGTCCAGACCGACGAACGAGGCGTTGGAAATAATGTTCAAGCTCTGTTCGCCACGATAGTCCGGATGTGCGCGCCATCCGATGTCGGACAACAGGCAGGCGGCATGTCGCAAGCGTGTTTCGTTGGCGGTTTCCTCGATTTCCAGAACCTTGAACAACTTGTCCGTCCAGGCAATCAGTTCCTCTGCATGCTCTGGAGAACGGGCACGCAACACACATAGCTCACGTGCAGCTTCAATGACGGGATCCTGAGCCTGCATGTCTGCGGGCAAGGTTTCGTGCAAGAGCCCCTCGCGCACTCCGGTTGCCGAGAAAATCACGCGCTCAGCCTTCATGGCAGTCAATACCTGTTCCAGCACCACCGCGCCGATCGGAACAAGCGGTCGGCGCTGTTTGGAGATAATCTCTCCCTTGTCGACGCCTTCCAGATTAGGCACCGCAACCTTGCGACAGAATTCGATCGCCTCGTCCGCAGCAATTTCGTAGTTGTGCATCACGTGCAATGGGTAATCGTTCTGCAAAAGATGCAGGCGACCTAAGGATCGCCAAGTTCCGCCAACAGCGTAGAAAGTCCGTTCGCCAGGGGCGAGATCCGGCC belongs to Roseibium porphyridii and includes:
- a CDS encoding Ppx/GppA phosphatase family protein; amino-acid sequence: MKAQFQPARGRLNGSGPIAVVDIGSNSVRLVIYERKARTPTMLFNEKLLAGLGRGVAATGRMADDSVNLALNELARFKALIEHTGCQETYVVATAAARDAANGAEFVGEVEAFLKSPVRILDGNEEAYYSALGVIAGFWQPRGLVGDMGGGSLELVEIDKNLPGKGSTFPLGGLRLSEEADGKIPKAVKIAEAALSDYDWPDLAPGERTFYAVGGTWRSLGRLHLLQNDYPLHVMHNYEIAADEAIEFCRKVAVPNLEGVDKGEIISKQRRPLVPIGAVVLEQVLTAMKAERVIFSATGVREGLLHETLPADMQAQDPVIEAARELCVLRARSPEHAEELIAWTDKLFKVLEIEETANETRLRHAACLLSDIGWRAHPDYRGEQSLNIISNASFVGLDHASRAYLAAAVFYRHQGLREGALSTVIRQLFTDRLRIRAKVLGATLRVASLLSASMAGTLPHVGISSVEGGISLDLGKKLADLEGERMRKRAAQLGKAISATVEINAG